A window from Triticum aestivum cultivar Chinese Spring chromosome 6D, IWGSC CS RefSeq v2.1, whole genome shotgun sequence encodes these proteins:
- the LOC123143992 gene encoding exosome complex component RRP45A isoform X2 encodes MMDPRWRPTVNEREFIEQALQSDLRVDGRRPFDFRKLKIAFGREDGSAEVELGETRVMGYVTAQLVQPYKDRPNEGTLAIFTEFSPMADPAFEPGRPGEAAIELGRVIDRGLRESRAVDMESLCVVAGKHVWSVRVDLHVLDNEGNLIDAANIAALAALSTFRRPECTVGGDDGQQVTVHDSEVRDPLPLTIHHLPIAVTFAYFGDGNIMVIDPTYKEEAVMGGRMTATINSNGDVCAIQKAGGEGVMSSVIMQCLRIASVKAADITSKIKREVDDYTTEKALQKVKRTPALVAKKVNVPDVTMKESTHSALENQASKAPNDGQQISKGIHTPKEFH; translated from the exons ATGATGGATCCACGGTGGCGCCCGACGGTGAACGAGCGGGAGTTCATCGAGCAAGCCCTCCAGTCGGACCTCCGCGTCGACGGCCGCCGCCCCTTCGATTTCCGCAAGCTCAAAATCGCATTCGGAAG GGAGGATGGCTCGGCGGAGGTGGAGCTCGGCGAAACGCGTGTGATGGGTTATGTGACTGCGCAATTGGTCCAGCCGTACAAGGACAGGCCTAACGAGGGCACGCTGGCCATATTCACCGAGTTCTCGCCCATGGCTGATCCTGCCTTTGAGCCGGGGCGACCTGGGGAAGCAGCGATTGAGTTGGGCCGTGTCATTGATCGTGGCCTAAG GGAGAGCAGAGCCGTGGATATGGAATCCCTGTGTGTTGTTGCAGGGAAGCATGTCTGGTCGGTGCGTGTTGACCTTCACGTTTTGGACAATGAGGG GAATCTCATTGATGCAGCTAACATCGCTGCATTGGCAGCTTTGTCTACATTCCGGAGGCCTGAATGCACGGTTGGTGGGGATGATGGTCAGCAAGTTACAGTACATGACTCTGAG GTCAGGGACCCACTTCCCCTAACAATTCATCATCTCCCTATAGCTGTAACCTTTGCATATTTTGGTGACGGTAATATCATG GTTATCGATCCAACATACAAGGAAGAAGCTGTTATGGGAGGAAGGATGACAGCTACGATTAACTCGAATGGTGATGTCTGTGCCATTCAGAAAGCTGGTGGAGAGGGTGTCATGTCTAGTGTTATCATGCAGTGTTTAAGGATTGCTTCAGTTAAAGCTGCTGATATAACAAGCAAAATAAAGAGAGAG GTCGATGATTACACTACTGAAAAGGCATTGCAGAAAGTAAAGCGTACTCCAGCATTAGTGGCTAAAAAAGTTAACGTTCCTGATGTAACTATGAAGGAGAGCACTCACAGTGCATTGGAAAACCAAGCCTCGAAGGCACCCAATGATGGTCAGCAGATAAGCAAAG GGATCCATACTCCAAAGGAGTTTCATTAA
- the LOC123143992 gene encoding exosome complex component RRP45A isoform X1 has translation MMDPRWRPTVNEREFIEQALQSDLRVDGRRPFDFRKLKIAFGREDGSAEVELGETRVMGYVTAQLVQPYKDRPNEGTLAIFTEFSPMADPAFEPGRPGEAAIELGRVIDRGLRESRAVDMESLCVVAGKHVWSVRVDLHVLDNEGNLIDAANIAALAALSTFRRPECTVGGDDGQQVTVHDSEVRDPLPLTIHHLPIAVTFAYFGDGNIMVIDPTYKEEAVMGGRMTATINSNGDVCAIQKAGGEGVMSSVIMQCLRIASVKAADITSKIKREVDDYTTEKALQKVKRTPALVAKKVNVPDVTMKESTHSALENQASKAPNDGQQISKGDDDHQNIKRISPLTVDRTVKHKQTSTFVGGPSNWDPYSKGVSLSSLRISQLPDPPAIPNDDKHEDTKPMLTESNPEVKSVSNSGTAGESDEFKESRSPKSLIDAIKPKHRRKKKQHGNS, from the exons ATGATGGATCCACGGTGGCGCCCGACGGTGAACGAGCGGGAGTTCATCGAGCAAGCCCTCCAGTCGGACCTCCGCGTCGACGGCCGCCGCCCCTTCGATTTCCGCAAGCTCAAAATCGCATTCGGAAG GGAGGATGGCTCGGCGGAGGTGGAGCTCGGCGAAACGCGTGTGATGGGTTATGTGACTGCGCAATTGGTCCAGCCGTACAAGGACAGGCCTAACGAGGGCACGCTGGCCATATTCACCGAGTTCTCGCCCATGGCTGATCCTGCCTTTGAGCCGGGGCGACCTGGGGAAGCAGCGATTGAGTTGGGCCGTGTCATTGATCGTGGCCTAAG GGAGAGCAGAGCCGTGGATATGGAATCCCTGTGTGTTGTTGCAGGGAAGCATGTCTGGTCGGTGCGTGTTGACCTTCACGTTTTGGACAATGAGGG GAATCTCATTGATGCAGCTAACATCGCTGCATTGGCAGCTTTGTCTACATTCCGGAGGCCTGAATGCACGGTTGGTGGGGATGATGGTCAGCAAGTTACAGTACATGACTCTGAG GTCAGGGACCCACTTCCCCTAACAATTCATCATCTCCCTATAGCTGTAACCTTTGCATATTTTGGTGACGGTAATATCATG GTTATCGATCCAACATACAAGGAAGAAGCTGTTATGGGAGGAAGGATGACAGCTACGATTAACTCGAATGGTGATGTCTGTGCCATTCAGAAAGCTGGTGGAGAGGGTGTCATGTCTAGTGTTATCATGCAGTGTTTAAGGATTGCTTCAGTTAAAGCTGCTGATATAACAAGCAAAATAAAGAGAGAG GTCGATGATTACACTACTGAAAAGGCATTGCAGAAAGTAAAGCGTACTCCAGCATTAGTGGCTAAAAAAGTTAACGTTCCTGATGTAACTATGAAGGAGAGCACTCACAGTGCATTGGAAAACCAAGCCTCGAAGGCACCCAATGATGGTCAGCAGATAAGCAAAGGTGATGATGATCATCAAAATATAAAAAGGATTTCTCCCTTGACTGTGGACCGAACTGTTAAACACAAACAAACATCCACATTCGTTGGTGGCCCATCAAATTG GGATCCATACTCCAAAGGAGTTTCATTAAGCTCCCTCAGAATCTCTCAGTTGCCTG ATCCACCAGCTATACCAAACGACGACAAGCATGAGGATACCAAACCAATGTTGACTGAATCCAATCCAGAGGTGAAAAGCGTGTCAAATTCTGGAACGGCTGGAGAGTCAGATGAGTTCAAGGAAAGCAGATCACCTAAGAGTCTAATAGATGCTATCAAGCCAAAACACAGAAGGAAGAAGAAACAACATGGCAATAGTTAG